TCGGCAAGCGCTCGCCCCTGTGCTTCCGGGTCAGATCGCTCGGCCCAGCAGCGAAGGTGAATCGGTTATCGCTCACATCGAGCCATCACACATCCTAATTGACCAGCGCAAGATTGAGGTAGAGGCATCGTCCGAAAGGGTCTTCAAGATCATCAGTTCCATTGGCGGCAACAATGGATGGTATTGTGCAGACACCCTTTGGAAGATACGCGGATTCATCGATCAGTTGATTGGTGGTGTGGGACTGCGTCGTGGGCGTGGTAACCAAGACGACATTGCCCTGGGCGAAGCCCTTGATTTTTGGCGAGTTGAAGAACTTGAATACGGTCGACGAATGCTGCTGCGGGCCGAGATGAAGGTCCCCGGCAAGGCCTGGCTTGAATTCGAAGTCAAGCCGGTTGGTCAAAACTCCTGTGTTCTGACACAAACCGCCCGGTTCTATCCAAGGGGACTGCTCGGATTGCTGTATTGGTATGGCGTGTATCCGGTTCACGTCCTTGTCTTTCGTGGCATGGCATCAGCAATTGCCAGGCGGTCCGAAGCTCCTTCCGTCGACTGACCGGTTACCAGAGAGCATGACAATGATACGATTTGGCCTTTGCTGTGTTTTTCATGATGAGCCCATTAAGTTTCGCACCACGACCGCTGCGGCACTGCATGGTTTGGCTCGTAAGCAGAGTTTTGCGAAACTCTCAGAGCTTTGTCTTCATAACGTGCGCACCCTCGGTCTTGCAATCGACTATTGCAATAGAAATGGGATAGGTTCGTTTCGTGTTCAGAGTGGCCTGCTCCCTTTACGCACGCATCCCCGCCACGGCTACAACATTGAAGACCTGGCGAATGCCGATGAAATTTTCTCTCTCTTTGGTGGGCTACGGGCATTCGCCCACCGAAGAAATATCCGAACGACCTTCCACCCCGACCAGTTTGTCGTCCTGAATTCGCCGCGGCCCGAGGTAGTGGTAAGTTCGCTGCGAGAACTCGAACATCACGCTGAAATGGCTGAATTGATCGGCGCCGATGTGATCAATATTCACGCAGGCGGTGTCTACGGCGACAAAGAATCGGCACTGAAAAGACTTGCTGAAGGTGTGAATAGCCTGTCAAGTCGCACCCGAAAGCACCTGACCATTGAAAATGACGATCGATCCTACTCACCCGTAG
This genomic stretch from Candidatus Zixiibacteriota bacterium harbors:
- the uvsE gene encoding UV DNA damage repair endonuclease UvsE, whose amino-acid sequence is MIRFGLCCVFHDEPIKFRTTTAAALHGLARKQSFAKLSELCLHNVRTLGLAIDYCNRNGIGSFRVQSGLLPLRTHPRHGYNIEDLANADEIFSLFGGLRAFAHRRNIRTTFHPDQFVVLNSPRPEVVVSSLRELEHHAEMAELIGADVINIHAGGVYGDKESALKRLAEGVNSLSSRTRKHLTIENDDRSYSPVDLLPFCWQEQIPLVYDVHHHRCLPDGFSIEETTEMACSTWNREPVFHVSSPIHGWTGKNPRRHHDYIDMNDFPEKWIKLGITVEVEAKAKELAIRRVMNEIMSLGSATI